One part of the Anaerolineales bacterium genome encodes these proteins:
- a CDS encoding site-specific DNA-methyltransferase, translated as MTIESDQILIGDCREVLPRFPAESVDLVFADPPYNLQLRQELHRPDSSRVNAVDDAWDRFDSFEEYDDFTRQWLDACRRILKPSGSLWVIGTYHNIHRVGAILQSLGYWILNEVVWIKTNPMPNFRGVRFTNAHETLLWAARGRTSRHTFHHHAMKSLNEELQMRSDWSLPVCSGKERLRAGGEKVHSTQKPEALLYRVILSSTDPGDLVLDPFFGSGTTGAAAKRLGRRWIGIEKDPAYADAARRRIDSVPAAAAEAALLTTPDPRKRERIPFGRLLEAGLLSAGETLAFGSVAGPQARVCADGSLAWKAQRGSIHQIASLLRGGPCNGWEHWLALDRRTGNWIPIDQLREKLRGA; from the coding sequence ATGACCATTGAATCGGACCAGATCCTGATCGGCGATTGCCGGGAAGTGCTTCCCCGCTTTCCGGCCGAATCCGTCGATTTGGTGTTCGCCGATCCGCCTTACAACCTCCAGTTGCGGCAGGAGCTGCACCGTCCCGACAGCAGCCGGGTGAACGCGGTCGACGATGCCTGGGACCGGTTTGATTCTTTTGAGGAGTACGACGACTTTACCCGCCAGTGGCTGGACGCCTGCCGACGGATCCTCAAACCCTCCGGGAGCCTGTGGGTCATCGGCACCTACCACAACATCCACCGCGTCGGGGCCATCCTGCAATCCCTCGGCTATTGGATTCTCAACGAAGTCGTGTGGATAAAAACTAACCCGATGCCCAACTTCCGCGGTGTGCGGTTCACCAACGCCCACGAAACCCTGTTGTGGGCCGCACGCGGGCGGACATCGCGCCACACTTTCCACCATCATGCGATGAAGTCGCTCAACGAGGAACTGCAGATGCGGTCGGACTGGTCCCTTCCGGTTTGCTCCGGAAAGGAGCGGCTGCGCGCGGGCGGCGAAAAGGTCCACTCCACCCAAAAGCCGGAAGCCCTCCTGTACCGCGTGATCCTCTCCAGCACCGATCCGGGGGATTTGGTGCTGGATCCGTTCTTCGGCTCCGGGACGACCGGAGCGGCGGCCAAGCGGCTCGGCCGGCGGTGGATCGGGATCGAAAAGGATCCGGCCTACGCGGACGCCGCCCGCCGGCGGATCGATTCCGTCCCCGCCGCCGCCGCCGAGGCCGCGCTGCTCACCACCCCCGACCCGCGCAAGCGTGAACGCATCCCCTTCGGACGCCTGCTGGAAGCAGGCCTGCTTTCCGCGGGCGAGACTCTCGCCTTCGGTTCGGTGGCGGGGCCGCAGGCCCGCGTGTGCGCCGACGGCTCGCTGGCGTGGAAAGCGCAGCGCGGCTCCATCCATCAGATCGCGAGCCTTCTGCGCGGGGGCCCCTGCAACGGATGGGAGCATTGGCTGGCGCTCGACCGCCGGACGGGGAACTGGATCCCGATCGACCAACTGCGCGAAAAGCTAAGGGGAGCATGA
- the tkt gene encoding transketolase → MVDGPPAGIAERKKEGIAELTKKTLSPELETLSINALRFLAADMVEAAKSGHPGLPMGAAAAAYALWTKVLRHNPSNPKWFDRDRFVLSAGHGSALLYALLHLTGYDLPLEEIKRFRQWESRTPGHPEAEITPGVEATTGPLGQGISNAVGMAAAEAHLAARFNRPGFPVIRHHTYVIASDGDLMEGVSAEACSLAGHLGLGRLIVLYDDNRISLSGSSLLCFTEDVAGRFRAYGWNVLGVDDGNDPSAVAKALAEARAQEVRPTLIRVRTHIGYGSPKKQDSSEAHGSPLGAEELKAAKAKLGWPTEPMFHLPAEALAVYRECVPEGKTLEAEWQALLAKYGKEYPDAAAELNRRMAGDPPKGWEEKIPAFSAADGNIATRKASEKILQALADPLPELFGGSADLNPSTFTWMKKQGNFEKPGTPQEHIEGAVEGGWDYAGRNLHFGVREHAMGAICNGLALHGGFIPFGSTFMVFYDYMRPAVRISAISNLHVLWIFTHDSAWLGEDGPTHQPVEHLAAMRATPNVTVLRPADASETAEAWKIALRRRHGPTILALTRQNLPVLDRTRLQSAEGTARGAYVLWESKSAKPELVLIASGSEVHPVLKAAQQLEQEGIAARVVSFPSWELFAEQDAAYRESVLPKEIPARLAVEAGAAQGWEKWVGERGAVVSIDRFGASAPLAVLQEKFGFTAEALARRAKDLLKRK, encoded by the coding sequence ATGGTCGATGGCCCGCCGGCAGGTATTGCGGAAAGAAAAAAGGAAGGAATAGCAGAGTTGACGAAAAAAACGCTTTCCCCCGAGCTTGAAACTCTCTCAATCAACGCCCTGCGGTTCTTGGCCGCCGACATGGTGGAAGCCGCGAAATCCGGCCACCCCGGATTGCCGATGGGCGCCGCGGCGGCCGCCTATGCGCTGTGGACCAAGGTCCTGCGCCACAACCCGTCGAACCCCAAATGGTTCGACCGCGACCGGTTTGTGCTGTCCGCCGGACACGGTTCGGCCTTGCTTTACGCCCTCCTGCACCTGACCGGATACGACCTCCCGCTGGAGGAGATCAAGCGCTTCCGCCAATGGGAAAGCCGCACGCCGGGGCATCCGGAAGCGGAGATCACCCCCGGCGTCGAAGCCACCACCGGCCCGCTGGGACAGGGCATCTCCAATGCGGTGGGGATGGCGGCCGCCGAAGCGCACCTCGCGGCGCGGTTCAACCGGCCCGGCTTCCCGGTCATCCGGCACCATACCTACGTCATTGCCAGCGATGGGGATTTAATGGAAGGGGTTTCCGCCGAAGCCTGCTCCCTCGCCGGCCATCTGGGTTTGGGCCGGCTGATCGTCCTCTACGACGACAACCGGATATCCCTTTCCGGTTCATCCTTGCTGTGCTTTACCGAGGACGTCGCCGGCCGGTTCCGCGCCTACGGATGGAACGTGCTAGGGGTGGACGACGGCAATGATCCCTCGGCGGTCGCCAAGGCGCTGGCCGAAGCCCGCGCCCAGGAGGTCCGCCCAACCCTCATCCGGGTCCGGACTCACATCGGGTACGGCTCGCCCAAGAAGCAGGATTCAAGCGAAGCGCACGGCTCCCCGCTGGGGGCGGAAGAGCTGAAGGCCGCGAAAGCAAAACTCGGCTGGCCGACGGAGCCGATGTTCCACCTGCCGGCGGAGGCGCTGGCGGTTTACCGGGAATGCGTGCCGGAAGGCAAAACGCTCGAAGCCGAATGGCAAGCCCTGCTTGCGAAATACGGGAAGGAATACCCCGACGCCGCCGCGGAACTCAACCGCCGGATGGCCGGCGATCCGCCCAAGGGCTGGGAAGAGAAAATTCCCGCCTTCTCCGCGGCGGACGGGAACATCGCCACCCGCAAGGCTTCGGAAAAAATCCTGCAGGCGCTGGCGGATCCCCTACCGGAGTTGTTCGGCGGCTCGGCGGACCTCAACCCCTCGACCTTCACCTGGATGAAGAAGCAGGGCAACTTTGAAAAGCCCGGCACCCCGCAGGAGCACATCGAGGGCGCGGTGGAAGGCGGTTGGGATTACGCCGGGCGCAACCTGCACTTCGGAGTGCGCGAGCACGCCATGGGGGCAATCTGCAACGGGCTCGCGTTGCACGGGGGATTCATCCCCTTCGGGTCGACCTTCATGGTGTTCTACGACTACATGCGTCCGGCGGTGCGGATCAGCGCGATCTCCAACCTTCATGTGCTGTGGATCTTCACCCACGACAGCGCCTGGCTCGGAGAGGACGGCCCGACCCACCAGCCGGTCGAGCATTTGGCGGCGATGCGGGCAACCCCGAACGTGACCGTCCTCCGCCCGGCGGACGCCTCCGAAACCGCCGAAGCCTGGAAAATCGCCTTACGGCGCAGGCACGGCCCGACGATTCTTGCCCTCACCCGGCAGAATCTCCCGGTCCTGGACCGCACGCGTCTTCAAAGCGCGGAAGGGACGGCCAGGGGCGCCTACGTGCTGTGGGAATCCAAATCCGCCAAGCCCGAATTAGTCCTGATCGCCTCCGGCTCGGAGGTGCACCCCGTTCTGAAGGCGGCGCAGCAGCTGGAACAGGAAGGCATTGCGGCGCGGGTGGTCTCGTTCCCTTCGTGGGAACTGTTCGCGGAGCAGGATGCCGCCTACCGGGAATCCGTGCTGCCCAAGGAAATTCCGGCGCGTCTGGCTGTGGAAGCCGGCGCGGCGCAGGGCTGGGAAAAATGGGTCGGGGAACGCGGTGCGGTCGTGTCCATCGACCGATTCGGCGCGTCGGCGCCGCTGGCCGTGTTGCAGGAAAAGTTCGGGTTCACGGCGGAAGCCCTCGCGCGGCGCGCGAAGGACCTGTTGAAGCGGAAATAA
- a CDS encoding twin-arginine translocase TatA/TatE family subunit, translating into MPFRLGVPELLIILVIIVLIFGLGRVKEIGGAIREFRKSLKDDDEEKAAKPAEEEKKS; encoded by the coding sequence ATGCCATTTCGACTTGGAGTTCCGGAGCTGTTGATCATTCTCGTGATCATCGTGCTGATCTTCGGTCTCGGCCGGGTGAAGGAAATCGGGGGCGCCATCCGCGAGTTCCGCAAAAGCCTGAAGGACGACGACGAGGAGAAAGCGGCCAAGCCGGCGGAAGAAGAGAAAAAATCCTGA
- the ychF gene encoding redox-regulated ATPase YchF: MRLGIIGLPQSGKTTVFNALTRGHAPTGAMIGGGRFEVHTAVVAVPDPRVDRLSAMFQPKKTIYAQVTYADVAGIESNPSARGELKGPLLGELRQMDGLLTVVRAFEDEAVPHPLGKVDPARDAAAMDSELLINDLITVERKLERLEEELRKGGAKDKAQAQKEAELFKKLHAHLQTDKPLRELELAAEEERTLSGMGLLTQKPMLILWNLGEGKPEPEAPSAGRRFAAAGIQGKLEMEIAQMPPDEAAAFLTEYGIAEPGLNRVIRLSYDLLGLQSFFTVGEDEVRAWTVRRGALAPEAAGVVHTDLQKGFIRAEVVPYEELIALGSLAEAKAKGRLRLEGKEYPVQDGDILNIRFAN; encoded by the coding sequence ATGCGCCTCGGCATCATCGGCCTCCCGCAGTCCGGAAAAACCACCGTCTTCAACGCCCTCACCCGCGGCCACGCCCCGACCGGGGCGATGATCGGCGGCGGCCGGTTCGAGGTGCACACCGCGGTTGTGGCGGTCCCGGATCCGCGGGTGGACCGGCTCTCGGCGATGTTCCAGCCGAAAAAAACCATCTACGCCCAGGTCACCTATGCCGACGTCGCCGGGATCGAAAGCAATCCGAGCGCGCGCGGCGAGCTCAAGGGCCCGCTGCTCGGCGAACTGCGCCAAATGGACGGACTGCTGACCGTGGTGCGCGCCTTCGAAGACGAAGCCGTGCCCCACCCGCTCGGCAAGGTCGATCCGGCCCGCGACGCTGCGGCGATGGATTCGGAATTGCTGATCAACGACCTGATCACCGTCGAACGCAAGCTCGAACGGCTGGAGGAGGAATTGCGCAAAGGGGGCGCGAAGGACAAGGCTCAGGCGCAGAAGGAAGCCGAGCTGTTCAAGAAGCTGCACGCGCATCTGCAGACCGACAAGCCCCTGCGCGAATTGGAACTCGCCGCGGAAGAGGAACGCACGCTCTCGGGGATGGGCCTGCTCACCCAGAAGCCGATGCTGATCCTTTGGAACCTCGGCGAAGGGAAGCCGGAGCCGGAAGCGCCCTCCGCCGGCCGCCGCTTCGCCGCCGCCGGAATCCAGGGAAAACTGGAGATGGAGATCGCGCAAATGCCGCCCGACGAAGCGGCGGCTTTTCTAACGGAATACGGGATCGCCGAGCCGGGATTGAACCGGGTCATCCGGCTCTCCTACGACCTGCTCGGGCTGCAATCCTTTTTCACTGTGGGCGAGGACGAGGTGCGCGCCTGGACCGTGCGCCGGGGCGCGCTGGCGCCGGAGGCCGCGGGCGTGGTGCATACCGACCTGCAAAAGGGTTTCATCCGCGCCGAAGTGGTGCCCTACGAGGAATTGATCGCCCTCGGCTCGTTGGCCGAGGCCAAAGCCAAGGGCAGACTGCGGCTGGAGGGCAAGGAGTATCCCGTCCAGGACGGCGACATCCTCAACATCCGCTTCGCGAACTGA
- a CDS encoding flavin reductase, with amino-acid sequence MARIEIDPMDLALRPFRQWDKGWFALCAGDYSSRKFNAMTVSWGGLGIMWNKPFALAVVRPTRFTHTFTENQDAFTLCAFPEPFRPALNLLGSKSGRGVDKISLSGLTPIESKRVSAPAFAEAELILECRKIYRDGIDPRGFLDPSIAKHYSGDYHSVYFGEVLRVFGEEKYSRPGAHG; translated from the coding sequence ATGGCGAGAATCGAAATCGATCCGATGGACCTGGCCTTGCGGCCTTTCCGCCAGTGGGACAAGGGCTGGTTCGCTCTCTGCGCGGGGGATTATTCCTCGCGCAAGTTCAACGCGATGACGGTCAGCTGGGGCGGCTTGGGAATCATGTGGAACAAGCCCTTCGCCCTGGCGGTTGTCCGCCCGACGCGCTTCACGCATACGTTCACCGAAAATCAGGATGCCTTCACGCTGTGCGCATTCCCCGAGCCATTCCGCCCGGCCTTGAACCTCCTGGGAAGCAAATCCGGACGCGGTGTCGACAAAATTTCCCTCTCCGGCCTGACCCCGATCGAATCGAAGCGCGTTTCCGCGCCGGCGTTCGCGGAAGCCGAACTCATCCTCGAGTGCCGCAAGATCTACCGCGACGGAATCGATCCGCGCGGTTTCCTCGATCCGTCGATCGCCAAGCACTACTCCGGAGACTACCACAGCGTGTATTTCGGGGAAGTGCTGCGGGTCTTCGGCGAGGAAAAATATAGCCGCCCCGGAGCACACGGATAG
- a CDS encoding glycoside hydrolase family 18 protein — MAAGLAAAGIGCSIPAAGVEVATPLPQSATAAAPAQTPTADSTARDYLLVGYYASWNVYSRAAFLSRIRGERLTHLNYAFADVTPEGECALGDGEADTMRFFDSRESVDGQADPAEGLRGNFRQLQLLKEKYPGLQVLISIGGWTFSGNFSAAARTHQSRERLVRSCLDLFLVRYGEAFDGVDLDWEYPVGGGLHAGLPEDRDNYSLLIREFRNQLDALGQAAGRRYLLTIAGPSVPSVISHFELGRIHPDLDWINLMAYDFHVASEPSTGLLSPLYGSPRDPDSNSRKSYNADAAAGAYLAAGVPPEKIVLGIPFYGRSWQTAGGDGLFQPAGGPAPGPEESGYLSYADIARGPMLTFRRYWEDNAKVPWLYDPESGIFISYEDAESVGWKADYIRERGLGGAMVWELGLDGGALIGPLGEDLYAGG, encoded by the coding sequence ATGGCGGCCGGTTTGGCCGCGGCCGGCATCGGGTGCTCCATCCCCGCCGCCGGTGTGGAAGTCGCAACTCCGCTTCCGCAATCTGCGACGGCAGCGGCGCCGGCGCAGACGCCGACGGCGGATAGCACCGCCCGCGATTACCTTCTCGTCGGCTATTACGCGTCTTGGAACGTCTACAGCCGCGCCGCGTTCCTCTCCCGGATCCGGGGCGAAAGGCTCACTCACCTGAATTACGCCTTTGCAGACGTCACCCCGGAGGGCGAATGCGCGCTGGGCGACGGAGAGGCCGATACGATGCGCTTCTTCGACTCGCGGGAAAGCGTCGACGGCCAAGCGGATCCGGCCGAGGGGCTGCGGGGGAATTTCCGGCAACTGCAATTATTAAAGGAAAAATACCCGGGCTTGCAGGTGTTGATCTCCATCGGCGGATGGACGTTTTCCGGGAATTTTTCCGCCGCGGCGCGGACTCATCAATCCCGCGAACGGCTCGTCCGGTCCTGTCTGGACCTTTTCCTCGTCCGGTACGGGGAGGCCTTCGACGGGGTGGATTTGGATTGGGAATACCCAGTCGGCGGCGGATTGCATGCGGGACTCCCGGAGGATCGGGACAATTACTCCCTGTTGATCCGGGAATTTCGGAATCAACTGGATGCCCTGGGTCAGGCGGCCGGCCGGCGGTACCTGCTGACGATCGCCGGTCCCTCCGTTCCAAGCGTCATCTCCCATTTCGAACTCGGCCGGATCCATCCGGATCTGGATTGGATCAACCTGATGGCGTACGATTTTCACGTCGCCTCCGAGCCGTCCACCGGACTGCTGTCCCCGTTGTACGGATCCCCGCGGGATCCGGATTCCAATTCGCGGAAATCGTACAACGCGGACGCGGCCGCCGGCGCGTATCTGGCCGCGGGCGTTCCTCCCGAAAAGATAGTCCTCGGGATCCCGTTCTACGGGCGGTCCTGGCAAACCGCCGGCGGCGACGGATTGTTCCAGCCGGCCGGAGGGCCCGCGCCGGGGCCGGAGGAATCCGGCTACCTGAGTTATGCGGACATCGCCCGGGGTCCGATGTTGACGTTCCGGCGCTATTGGGAAGACAACGCGAAAGTCCCCTGGCTGTACGATCCCGAAAGCGGGATTTTCATTTCCTACGAAGATGCGGAATCCGTCGGTTGGAAGGCGGACTACATCCGCGAACGGGGATTGGGAGGCGCCATGGTGTGGGAGCTCGGGCTCGACGGCGGCGCGTTGATCGGGCCGCTCGGGGAGGATCTGTATGCCGGTGGATGA
- a CDS encoding GNAT family N-acetyltransferase, whose amino-acid sequence MPVDEKAAGRIRRLEEVSIDAWPALQTVHCDGWVIRFADGFSRRSNSVVPLYPPREDVRVKIRACERLFRERGLRPTFKITPASQPAELDGVLAESGYSADAETSVQTLSLGGRHAPPGGDVVLRGELIQEWIDALCALNGYDPCHHSTVGKLTARVHPPRVFASAVRNGKIVGCGLGVARGGFIGLFDIVVDEKFRRQGLGRRIVAALLAWGKDQSAATAFLQVMTDNSGAAALYAGMGFREDYKYIYRMQA is encoded by the coding sequence ATGCCGGTGGATGAAAAGGCTGCGGGCCGGATCCGGCGCTTGGAGGAGGTTTCGATCGACGCCTGGCCGGCGTTGCAGACTGTGCACTGCGACGGCTGGGTGATCCGGTTCGCCGACGGGTTTTCAAGGCGCTCGAACTCAGTCGTTCCGCTGTATCCCCCGCGGGAGGACGTCCGCGTAAAAATCCGCGCGTGCGAACGGCTTTTCCGGGAGCGCGGACTGCGGCCGACGTTCAAGATCACTCCCGCCAGCCAGCCGGCGGAATTGGATGGCGTCCTCGCCGAAAGCGGGTATTCCGCGGACGCGGAAACCAGCGTCCAGACGCTCTCGCTCGGCGGGCGGCATGCGCCGCCGGGGGGCGACGTCGTTCTGCGGGGGGAGCTGATCCAGGAATGGATCGACGCGCTGTGCGCCTTGAACGGCTACGACCCGTGCCATCATTCCACCGTCGGCAAGCTGACGGCGCGGGTTCACCCGCCGAGGGTTTTCGCTTCCGCGGTCCGGAACGGGAAGATCGTGGGGTGCGGCCTGGGCGTGGCGCGCGGCGGGTTCATCGGCCTGTTCGACATCGTCGTGGATGAGAAATTCCGGCGGCAAGGCTTGGGTCGGCGGATCGTCGCCGCCCTGTTGGCCTGGGGCAAGGATCAATCCGCCGCAACGGCCTTCCTGCAGGTGATGACCGACAATTCGGGCGCCGCGGCGCTGTATGCGGGGATGGGATTCCGCGAGGACTATAAGTACATTTACCGGATGCAGGCATGA
- a CDS encoding tyrosine-type recombinase/integrase gives MEIKQTTPLKVKPQFRVSTPLAEWIESFLTARKAEAVSTRTLEYYRANLNNFLTWANSQFVKTVEEITPDHLRMYLLHLRESHNPGGVHGHFRAVRSFLNWFEREAEPEGWRNPIGKVKPPKNPDHPQPVVSIEGVERLFKAASGRMMGRDRCIILILADSGVRARELLGLDVADVDPFGGEVKIRRGKGGKSRTVFISSRTRRILRAWIRVRGEKSGPLFITDEKTRLTYGGLRQVLERLAERAGMDAPSIHSFRRFFAIESLRAGMDLLSLSRLMGHSDLSLLARYARQNVDDLRAAHEKAGPLGGGK, from the coding sequence ATGGAAATCAAGCAAACGACTCCCCTTAAAGTAAAACCGCAATTCAGAGTAAGTACTCCCCTCGCAGAATGGATTGAGTCTTTCCTCACGGCCCGCAAGGCGGAAGCGGTATCAACCCGGACCCTCGAATACTATCGCGCGAACCTGAATAATTTTTTAACCTGGGCTAATTCGCAATTCGTGAAGACGGTCGAAGAAATCACCCCCGACCATTTGAGAATGTACCTGCTACATCTTCGGGAGAGTCATAATCCCGGCGGGGTACATGGTCACTTCCGGGCGGTACGTTCATTCCTAAATTGGTTTGAGCGGGAAGCGGAACCCGAAGGCTGGCGGAACCCTATCGGGAAGGTGAAGCCGCCGAAGAACCCGGACCATCCCCAACCCGTTGTAAGCATCGAAGGCGTGGAGCGTTTATTCAAGGCGGCCTCGGGCCGGATGATGGGCCGCGATAGGTGCATCATTCTGATTTTGGCCGATAGCGGCGTCCGGGCGCGGGAATTGCTAGGGCTTGACGTTGCGGATGTGGACCCGTTCGGTGGGGAAGTAAAAATCCGAAGGGGCAAGGGCGGGAAAAGCCGGACCGTTTTTATCTCCAGCCGGACCCGGAGAATCCTTAGGGCGTGGATTCGCGTCCGGGGTGAGAAGTCGGGGCCGCTGTTTATCACGGATGAAAAAACGCGGTTGACCTATGGCGGCTTGCGGCAGGTATTGGAACGGCTGGCGGAACGGGCCGGGATGGATGCGCCGTCAATCCATAGCTTCCGAAGGTTCTTCGCAATTGAATCTTTACGGGCCGGGATGGACCTGCTAAGCCTATCCCGACTCATGGGGCATTCGGATTTGAGTCTATTGGCGCGGTATGCAAGGCAGAACGTGGACGACCTACGGGCCGCGCATGAGAAGGCGGGGCCGCTAGGGGGTGGAAAATGA
- a CDS encoding PhzF family phenazine biosynthesis protein gives MRLRMYRVDAFTDTVFAGNPAAVVPLRRWLDDALMQNLAMENNLSETAFFVPEGSAFRLRWFTPAAEVPLCGHATLAAAYVILFLLRPSKRSVRFHTRAGELSVARKGDLLTMDFPRYAPLRCDPPAGLEQALGARPLEVWETREDENYYAIFETARTIRDLTPDMARLAQLHPRQVAVSAPGEAEDFVSRFFAPSIGIPEDPVTGSMHSALIPYWAERLGQARLHARQASRRGGELFCEDLPAEGRVRIAGRAALSLSGYLHY, from the coding sequence ATGCGATTGCGAATGTACCGCGTGGACGCGTTCACGGACACGGTGTTCGCCGGCAATCCGGCGGCGGTCGTTCCTTTGAGGCGCTGGCTGGACGACGCGCTGATGCAGAACCTCGCGATGGAAAACAACCTTTCGGAGACGGCCTTCTTCGTTCCGGAGGGATCCGCCTTCCGCCTGCGCTGGTTCACCCCCGCGGCGGAGGTTCCGCTGTGCGGGCACGCCACCCTGGCCGCGGCGTATGTGATCCTCTTTCTTCTGCGGCCGTCGAAGAGATCCGTGCGCTTCCACACCCGCGCCGGGGAACTCTCGGTGGCGCGAAAGGGCGACCTGCTGACGATGGATTTTCCGCGCTACGCGCCGTTGCGGTGCGATCCGCCGGCGGGATTGGAGCAGGCTCTCGGAGCGCGTCCGCTGGAAGTGTGGGAGACGCGCGAGGATGAGAATTATTACGCAATCTTCGAAACGGCCCGTACAATCCGCGATCTGACGCCCGACATGGCCCGGCTGGCGCAACTCCATCCCCGTCAAGTGGCGGTCAGCGCACCGGGAGAGGCCGAGGATTTCGTCTCGCGGTTCTTCGCCCCGAGCATCGGAATCCCGGAGGATCCGGTGACCGGTTCGATGCATTCCGCCCTGATCCCCTATTGGGCGGAGCGGCTCGGCCAGGCACGACTGCACGCCCGGCAAGCCTCCCGGCGCGGCGGCGAGCTCTTCTGCGAGGACCTTCCGGCGGAGGGCCGGGTGCGGATCGCGGGCCGCGCGGCGCTTTCGCTGAGCGGGTATCTTCATTATTAA